One Rosa chinensis cultivar Old Blush chromosome 5, RchiOBHm-V2, whole genome shotgun sequence genomic region harbors:
- the LOC112167807 gene encoding tyrosine-sulfated glycopeptide receptor 1 has product MDSLWLSQRYHNHSDIYDDSRRANPTICPAKRPSPLSPTRSSSSSNPFKDFIGFWLGFMARFDFVDCLVDNRYLADCLGCLLLGEVLPKFFGKIFFKGGSRRASSGFRMKFGVGLVMGISPGLGKCSKLRIFRAGYNNLTGLLPEDIYNATTLEEIELPSNSLYGAISDKIVNLTALNTFDLSYNHFSGVLPPSLGKLSKLKFLVLDSNNLEGPLPPSLMNCTKLVELRIGANSLEGDISTFNFSKLSQLSKLDLAVNLLTGTVPRSLYSCKSLKAIRLGENDLEGLIQPEIISLSSLSFLSFSFNKRQLTNVTGAVKVLMGCKSLVFLTISSSFLGGEMPGDDGIVEFDGFQSVRLLDLSSCGLTGEIPGWLSKLKKLEILNLNSNRITGSIPSWLGTLPRLHSILLASNQISGGFPKELCRLPMLVHGRAAAQVDRNHLELPIFDKPEDGDTIQYSSLSLFSPMIDLSNNNMSGSIPSEISQMQFLSELHLSFNNFSGDIPHQISNLKNLKVLDLSNNHLSGKIPASLTFLNLLGIFNVSYNNLEGPITTSIQFQSFGAYAFEGNPKLCGALLQKECQPRKVIDGVIDGDEKGKNQDVENASQNQNPWSYISIVLGFITGFWGVCGPLMLKKTWRNAYFQYLDNAKNKFIIDWIRLLAEDDIFSEIPYLGGAASVVIPQGAVAPQGVSASEAGQDCVAGLVGDGQLGWQRWD; this is encoded by the exons ATGGACAGCCTCTGGCTCTCCCAACGCTACCACAACCACTCTGACATTTACGACGACAGCCGCCGTGCCAACCCAACAATTTGTCCCGCAAAAAGACCCAGCCCCCTCAGCCCGACAAGAAGCAGTTCATCATCGAACCCTTTCAAAG ATTTTATTGGATTTTGGTTAGGGTTTATGGCTCgatttgattttgttgattGCTTAGTTGACAATAGATACTTGGCTGATT GTTTGGGTTGCCtacttttaggggaggttctgccgaaatTTTTCGGTAAAatcttctttaaaggtgggtcccgcagggcttCTTCGGGTTTCAGGATGAAATTTGGGGTGGGCCTTGTCATGGG TATTTCTCCCGGACTAGGCAAGTGCTCCAAACTACGAATTTTTCGTGCAGGCTACAATAATCTAACAGGGTTACTTCCGGAAGATATCTATAATGCTACCACACTCGAAGAGATTGAGTTGCCTAGTAATTCCCTATATGGAGCCATTAGTGATAAAATTGTCAACCTCACTGCCCTCAACACTTTTGATCTCTCTTATAACCATTTCAGTGGTGTTCTCCCTCCAAGTCTTGGGAAGCTCTCGAAGTTGAAATTCCTAGTCCTTGATTCGAACAATCTAGAAGGTCCCTTGCCCCCTTCTTTAATGAATTGCACGAAGCTCGTAGAACTACGTATAGGAGCCAACAGCTTGGAAGGAGATATCTCCACGTTTAATTTCTCCAAACTGAGTCAACTTAGTAAACTTGATCTAGCGGTGAATCTCCTCACCGGTACTGTGCCAAGGAGTCTTTACTCGTGCAAATCCTTGAAAGCAATTCGCCTAGGCGAAAATGATCTAGAGGGACTAATACAACCTGAGATTATATCGTTGTCATCCTTGTCCTTTTTATCCTTTAGTTTCAACAAACGACAATTGACCAATGTCACAGGGGCAGTGAAGGTATTAATGGGTTGCAAAAGTTTAGTATTCCTCACCATTTCATCTAGTTTTCTAGGTGGTGAAATGCCAGGTGATGACGGGATTGTTGAATTTGATGGATTCCAAAGTGTTCGACTTTTGGATTTGAGTTCTTGTGGACTCACTGGTGAAATACCTGGATGGTTATCTAAGCTGAAGAAGCTGGAGATCCTGAATCTGAATTCTAATAGAATCACAGGGTCAATTCCTAGTTGGCTCGGGACTTTACCACGGCTGCATTCTATACTCTTGGCATCCAACCAAATTTCAGGTGGTTTTCCAAAAGAACTTTGTAGGCTGCCGATGTTGGTACATGGGCGAGCTGCAGCTCAAGTAGATCGTAATCATCTTGAGCTGCCTATATTTGACAAACCGGAAGATGGAGACACTATACAGTACAGTTCTTTGTCTCTCTTTTCTCCAATGATTGATCTATCAAACAACAACATGAGTGGAAGTATACCTTCCGAGATCAGCCAAATGCAGTTTCTCAGTGAGTTGCATCTTAGCTTCAACAACTTTTCTGGTGACATTCCACACCAAATATCTAATCTTAAAAATTTAAAGGTATTGGATCTCTCCAACAATCATTTGTCTGGGAAGATTCCAGCCTCATTGACATTCCTTAACTTGCTGGGAATTTTTAATGTCTCATACAATAATCTGGAAGGACCAATTACAACAAGCATTCAGTTTCAAAGCTTCGGTGCGTATGCATTTGAAGGCAATCCAAAGCTTTGTGGCGCCCTGCTTCAAAAAGAGTGTCAACCAAGAAAGGTCATCGATGGGGTCATCGATGGTGATGAAAAGGGCAAAAACCAAGATGTCGAGAATGcgtctcaaaatcaaaatccatgGTCTTATATTTCCATTGTGCTTGGGTTCATTACAGGATTTTGGGGAGTTTGTGGTCCTTTGATGCTCAAGAAGACATGGAGAAATGCATATTTTCAATACCTAGACAATGCTAAAAATAAGTTCATTATT GATTGGATCCGGCTATTGGCAGAAGACGACATATTTAGTGAGATACCATACCTGGGCGGCGCCGCATCGGTGGTGATACCTCAAGGAGCTGTTGCACCTCAAGGCGTTAGTGCATCAGAGGCAGGTCAAGATTGCGTTGCAGGACTGGTTGGGGATGGGCAACTTGGGTGGCAGAGATGGGATTAA
- the LOC112164427 gene encoding uncharacterized protein LOC112164427: protein MASSIAQISLYLVLLTLFSETQLSLSLRDLKPNPNRPSTSLQSITDVHDLLPKYGLPRGLLPDNVRSYTLSDDETFEIYLENPCYVHFDQLVYYNKNIKGKLSFGSVSDVSGIQAKKLFIWVTVTGMHMEQGSDSVEFYVGALSEKLPAKQFEDIPVCKSKACRGGTSVESM from the coding sequence ATGGCCTCATCCATCGCCCAAATCTCTCTCTACCTTGTACTCCTAACCCTCTTCTCAGAAACCCAATTATCTCTATCCCTCAGAGACCTCAAACCCAACCCCAACCGTCCATCCACCTCGCTCCAATCAATCACAGACGTCCATGACCTCCTCCCCAAGTACGGCCTCCCAAGGGGTCTGTTACCCGACAACGTAAGGTCCTACACTCTCTCCGACGATGAAACCTTCGAGATCTATCTCGAGAACCCATGTTATGTTCACTTTGATCAGTTGGTGTACTACAACAAGAACATTAAAGGGAAGCTGAGTTTCGGCTCTGTTTCCGATGTGTCGGGGATTCAAGCCAAGAAGCTATTTATTTGGGTTACCGTGACGGGGATGCATATGGAACAAGGGTCTGATTCGGTTGAGTTTTACGTTGGGGCTCTGTCCGAGAAATTGCCTGCTAAACAGTTCGAGGATATTCCTGTATGTAAGAGCAAGGCTTGCAGGGGAGGAACTAGTGTTGAGTCAATGTGA
- the LOC112164428 gene encoding receptor-like protein 2, with the protein MANAFLFFLLLIFSSNIIFENIHACNQSERSSLLFLALTLSSPLLNWTSADCCNWQGITCNRDGWVTHLQLPSKGLKLKGGIFPSSSLANLTHLTHLNLSHNSLSGSLDQTEFFLSLNDLEILDLSYNLLFGVLPSSLPSSHIRTVDLSSNRLHGAVSSSFFQQAWNLTSFNVSNNTFSGPIPSSICRPSSSSLRHLDFSLNNFNGSISSGLGKCSKLQVFRAGHNYLSGSLPEDMFNSTTLEEISLPLNSLNGAMTDGIANLANLTTLDLSHNQLSGVLPLHLGKLSKLKHILLDFNYLEGSLPLSLMNCTNLVELRMGTNNLGGDISMLNFSKLSQLSKLDLRKNNFFGIWPRSIYSCKFLKAIQVSYNNLEVQIQPEILSLKSLSQLSLGWNKGLTNVTGAMKILMGCKRLVLLSLGSGFSGEEMPNGVEMEDFNGFQNLRHLDLSSCNLSGIIPSWLSKLKMLQVLDLSRNRITGSIPSWLGTLPMLQTLLMDFNQLSGEFPRELCTLPMLVSGQAAGQLGRFYLELPIYYQPSADAITKQYNYLFFVPVIYLSHNCLNGNMPIEIGQLQLLQELDLSANNFSGNIPDQISNLKYMERLDLSMNHLSGKIPASFTGLNFLSSFNVSYNNLGGPIPSGTQLQSFNASAFEGNQLCGAPLPNKCQTTEGANAPDMSTQDADTKEHQIPWFFVSVALGFITGFWGVCGPLVLMRKWRYAYFHFLDNVQDRFHVTIAKCMASMRRKFV; encoded by the coding sequence ATGGCTAATGCATTCCTTTTCTTCTTACTCTTGATATTCTCTTCcaatatcatatttgaaaacATTCATGCTTGCAACCAAAGCGAACGCAGCTCTCTGCTGTTCTTGGCTCTCACTCTGTCTTCTCCTCTATTGAATTGGACTTCCGCTGATTGTTGCAATTGGCAAGGCATTACTTGTAATCGAGATGGTTGGGTCACCCATTTGCAGTTACCCTCCAAAGGGCTCAAACTAAAAGGAGGTATTTTCCCCTCATCATCACTTGCAAATCTCACACATCTCACTCACTTGAATCTCTCCCACAACTCACTCTCTGGTTCTCTAGATCAAACTGAattcttcttgtccttgaatGATCTCGAAATCCTAGATTTGAGCTATAACCTTCTTTTTGGAGTGTTACCATCTTCTCTACCATCCAGTCATATTCGGACGGTGGATCTTTCCAGTAATCGTTTGCATGGTGCAGtttcatcttcttttttccaACAAGCTTGGAATTTGACTAGTTTCAATGTCAGTAACAACACCTTTTCAGGTCCTATCCCATCCTCTATTTGtcgtccttcttcttcctcgttacgacaccttgatttttccttaaataattTCAATGGTAGTATATCTTCTGGATTGGGGAAGTGTTCCAAACTGCAGGTCTTCCGTGCTGGTCACAATTACCTGTCAGGATCGCTTCCAGAAGATATGTTTAATTCTACCACTCTTGAAGAGATTTCACTACCTCTGAATTCATTGAATGGAGCAATGACTGATGGAATTGCCAACCTCGCCAACCTCACAACCCTTGACCTCTCCCATAACCAATTGAGCGGAGTGCTCCCACTCCATCTTGGGAAGCTCTCAAAGTTGAAACACATACTCCTTGATTTCAACTATCTCGAAGGTTCATTGCCCCTATCTCTGATGAATTGCACAAATCTCGTTGAACTACGTATGGGAACCAACAACTTGGGAGGTGATATCTCCATGCTCAATTTTTCCAAACTTAGCCAACTTAGTAAACTTGACTTGCGGAAAAATAACTTCTTTGGTATCTGGCCGAGAAGCATCTACTCGTGCAAGTTCTTGAAAGCAATTCAAGTGAGCTACAATAATCTAGAGGTTCAAATACAACCTGAAAttctttcattgaaatccctGTCCCAACTCtcacttggttggaacaaaGGTTTGACCAATGTGACAGGGGCAATGAAGATACTGATGGGTTGCAAACGCCTCGTACTCCTTTCCTTGGGATCTGGTTTTTCAGGTGAGGAAATGCCGAACGGTGTTGAAATGGAGGATTTTAATGGATTTCAAAATCTTCGACATTTAGATTTGAGTTCATGTAACCTTAGTGGTATAATTCCCTCATGGCTATCGAAGCTGAAAATGTTACAGGTCTTGGATCTGAGTCGCAACAGAATCACAGGCTCAATTCCAAGTTGGCTGGGGACTCTTCCAATGCTGCAAACTTTACTAATGGACTTCAACCAACTTTCTGGAGAATTTCCAAGGGAATTGTGCACACTACCTATGTTAGTATCTGGACAAGCTGCAGGTCAATTGGGTCGTTTTTATCTTGAACTGCCTATCTACTACCAACCTAGTGCTGATGCCATAACAAAACagtacaattatttattttttgtcccagTTATATACCTAAGTCACAATTGCCTTAATGGGAATATGCCTATTGAGATTGGCCAATTGCAGCTTCTCCAAGAGCTGGATCTTAGTGCTAACAACTTCTCCGGCAACATTCCAGACCAGATATCTAACCTAAAGTACATGGAGAGACTGGATCTCTCCATGAACCATTTGTCTGGAAAAATCCCGGCATCATTCACAGGTCTTAATTTCTTATCAAGTTTCAATGTCTCGTACAATAATCTTGGAGGACCAATACCATCAGGCACTCAACTACAAAGTTTCAATGCTTCTGCATTTGAGGGGAATCAACTTTGTGGTGCCCCACTTCCAAATAAGTGTCAGACAACAGAGGGAGCTAATGCACCGGATATGAGCACCCAAGATGCAGACACCAAGgagcatcaaattccatggttttttgtttctgttgcaCTTGGATTCATTACAGGATTTTGGGGAGTCTGTGGTCCCTTGGTGCTTATGAGAAAGTGGAGGTATGCATATTTCCATTTCTTAGACAATGTACAAGACAGGTTCCATGTGACGATAGCAAAGTGTATGGCAAGCATGAGGAGAAAGTTTGTTTAG